One stretch of Microbacterium terrae DNA includes these proteins:
- a CDS encoding acetylxylan esterase, which translates to MTPDGPLAGYADLPAHLAGAPVVSFPDADRRRLAEILGVRAATATEVRVEREWTADGVRGRELSWSLGFGPRTRAFLLTPVEHNGVLPGLLALHCHGGIRSTGAEQLVETACAPHPSAAHLRAAYYAGRAVASDLARAGFAVLAHDAFSWGSRAFDLSAPSPKLAAQIDALEAFWREHGGMPSDEERFDAVSSLHEDHLAKALGVLGTTLAGMVAGDDLAAFELLASLPEVDDDRLGIAGLSGGGGRAALLGALDRRVAASVVACMMATSSSLVPGYLDAHSWLLHSPGLAAWRDWPAVAAMTDGRMLVQYGERDPLFPPAGMRAADAALATALGDRYTGRWFDDGHEWTAPMQDDAIGWLRGALG; encoded by the coding sequence ATGACACCCGACGGGCCGCTCGCGGGGTATGCCGATCTTCCGGCTCACCTCGCGGGCGCGCCCGTCGTGTCATTCCCGGATGCCGATCGTCGGCGCCTCGCCGAGATCCTCGGCGTGCGCGCGGCGACCGCGACAGAGGTGCGCGTCGAGCGCGAATGGACCGCCGACGGGGTGCGCGGGCGCGAGCTCTCGTGGAGCCTCGGGTTCGGCCCCCGAACGCGCGCCTTCCTCCTGACTCCGGTGGAGCACAACGGCGTGCTCCCCGGTCTGCTCGCCCTGCACTGCCACGGCGGCATCCGCTCCACCGGCGCCGAGCAGCTCGTCGAGACCGCGTGCGCCCCGCATCCGTCCGCCGCGCACCTGCGCGCCGCGTACTACGCCGGTCGGGCCGTCGCGAGCGATCTCGCCCGAGCCGGATTCGCCGTGCTCGCCCACGACGCGTTCTCGTGGGGCTCGCGCGCGTTCGACCTCAGCGCCCCGAGCCCGAAGCTGGCCGCGCAGATCGATGCACTCGAGGCGTTCTGGCGCGAGCACGGCGGCATGCCGAGCGACGAGGAGCGCTTCGACGCCGTCTCGTCGCTGCACGAGGACCACCTCGCCAAGGCGCTGGGCGTGCTCGGCACGACCCTCGCCGGAATGGTGGCCGGCGACGATCTGGCCGCGTTCGAGCTTCTCGCGTCGCTCCCCGAGGTCGACGACGACCGCCTCGGCATCGCCGGGCTCTCCGGCGGCGGGGGCCGAGCCGCGCTCCTCGGCGCGCTCGACCGCCGGGTCGCGGCATCCGTCGTCGCCTGCATGATGGCGACGTCTTCGTCGCTCGTGCCGGGCTACCTCGACGCGCACTCCTGGCTGCTGCACTCCCCCGGACTCGCCGCATGGCGCGACTGGCCTGCCGTCGCCGCGATGACCGACGGACGGATGCTGGTGCAGTACGGCGAGCGCGACCCCCTGTTCCCGCCGGCCGGCATGCGCGCGGCCGACGCCGCTCTCGCCACCGCGCTCGGTGATCGCTACACCGGCCGGTGGTTCGACGACGGCCACGAGTGGACGGCGCCGATGCAGGACGACGCGATCGGATGGCTGCGCGGCGCGCTCGGCTGA
- a CDS encoding sugar phosphate isomerase/epimerase family protein, translated as MSTVDPRLSINQGTIKRADLAEALRATVANGVQSIGLWREPVQEVGLTTAAKMLADSGLRFSTHCRSGFFTMPEGPARRSSIDDNLVAIEEAATLAAAGAAGSFPVLVLVAGGLPEGSRDVIGARERVRDAIGELAPAAKAAGVQLAIEPLHPMFASDRCVVSTLGQSLDIAADFDPEVVGVTVDTFHIWWDPDVLTSIERAGREGRIATYQVCDWKTPLPANVLNSRHYPGDGVIDFASLTRAVEATGYDRDIEVEIFNEEIWAKDTDTIVRETAASFGSAVTPHLRAAVAS; from the coding sequence ATGAGCACGGTCGATCCGCGCCTGTCGATCAACCAGGGCACCATCAAGAGGGCCGACCTCGCCGAAGCTCTGCGGGCGACCGTGGCGAACGGCGTGCAGTCGATCGGCCTGTGGCGCGAGCCCGTGCAGGAGGTCGGTCTCACGACCGCCGCGAAGATGCTCGCCGACTCGGGCCTGCGCTTCTCGACGCACTGCCGCTCCGGCTTCTTCACGATGCCCGAGGGCCCGGCGCGCCGCTCCTCGATCGACGACAACCTCGTCGCGATCGAAGAGGCTGCCACCCTCGCCGCAGCCGGCGCCGCCGGCTCGTTCCCGGTGCTGGTGCTCGTCGCCGGCGGTCTCCCCGAGGGATCCCGTGACGTGATCGGCGCCCGCGAGCGGGTGCGCGACGCGATCGGCGAGCTGGCCCCGGCTGCGAAGGCCGCGGGCGTACAGCTGGCGATCGAGCCGCTGCATCCGATGTTCGCCTCCGACCGGTGCGTCGTCTCGACGCTGGGGCAGTCGCTCGACATCGCCGCCGACTTCGACCCCGAGGTCGTGGGCGTCACGGTCGACACGTTCCACATCTGGTGGGATCCCGACGTGCTCACCTCGATCGAGCGCGCCGGCCGCGAGGGCCGCATCGCCACCTACCAGGTGTGCGACTGGAAGACGCCGCTGCCCGCCAACGTGCTCAACAGCCGGCACTACCCCGGCGACGGCGTGATCGACTTCGCGTCGCTCACCCGTGCGGTCGAGGCCACCGGCTACGACCGCGACATCGAGGTCGAGATCTTCAACGAGGAGATCTGGGCGAAGGACACCGACACGATCGTGCGCGAGACCGCGGCATCCTTCGGGTCGGCCGTCACGCCCCACCTGCGTGCCGCCGTCGCGAGCTGA
- a CDS encoding dihydrodipicolinate synthase family protein translates to MPHLSLLGADGALTAVELEEAAGYTKPEGPLRSRVAYAAAHVVPKIHADNTPGQPADVDWDATLDFRRAVYSWGLGVADAMDTAQRNMGLDAAATRDLIARSAQVAREEGGSVVVGVNTDHIDDEHITVDQVIDAYKTQLHFTEEQGAGPVLMASRHLARAASSVEDYRRVYREVLQSATAPVVLHWLGTAFDPVLEGYFGSTDWREASSVLLEIIGENADKVAGVKMSLLDAASEVSVRERLPEGVRMFTGDDFNYVGLIGGQDVPQARQPDRDPNSPRQHSDALLGAFAAITPVASAAIQALDAGDADRYFEILDPTEELSRQVFAAPTFYYKTGVAFLSWLNGHQRAFQMVGGLHSARSLPHLSRIVELANSAHALEQPELAAIRWHGMLRHNGIDVPGVIA, encoded by the coding sequence ATGCCGCACCTCTCCCTTCTCGGCGCCGACGGCGCCCTGACCGCGGTCGAGCTCGAGGAGGCCGCGGGCTACACCAAGCCCGAGGGCCCCCTCCGCAGCCGCGTCGCGTACGCCGCCGCGCACGTCGTGCCGAAGATCCACGCCGACAACACGCCGGGTCAGCCGGCCGACGTCGACTGGGACGCGACGCTCGACTTCCGCCGTGCGGTGTACTCGTGGGGCCTCGGCGTCGCCGACGCCATGGACACGGCCCAGCGCAACATGGGTCTCGACGCCGCCGCCACCCGCGACCTCATCGCGCGCTCGGCCCAGGTCGCCCGTGAAGAGGGCGGCTCGGTCGTGGTCGGCGTCAACACCGACCACATCGACGACGAGCACATCACCGTCGACCAGGTCATCGACGCCTACAAGACCCAGCTCCACTTCACCGAGGAGCAGGGCGCGGGCCCCGTGCTCATGGCGAGCCGCCACCTGGCGCGCGCGGCATCCTCGGTCGAGGACTACCGCCGCGTGTACCGCGAGGTGCTCCAGTCGGCGACCGCGCCGGTCGTGCTGCACTGGCTCGGCACCGCGTTCGACCCGGTGCTCGAGGGCTACTTCGGGTCGACCGACTGGCGCGAGGCCTCGTCGGTGCTGCTCGAGATCATCGGCGAGAACGCCGACAAGGTCGCGGGCGTGAAGATGAGCCTGCTGGATGCCGCCTCCGAGGTGTCGGTGCGCGAGCGCCTGCCCGAGGGCGTGCGCATGTTCACCGGTGACGACTTCAACTACGTCGGACTCATCGGCGGGCAGGATGTGCCGCAGGCGCGTCAGCCCGACCGCGACCCGAACTCGCCGCGTCAGCACTCCGATGCGCTGCTGGGCGCGTTCGCCGCGATCACCCCGGTGGCGTCGGCAGCGATCCAGGCGCTCGACGCCGGTGACGCCGATCGCTATTTCGAGATCCTCGATCCGACCGAAGAGCTCAGCCGCCAGGTGTTCGCCGCGCCCACGTTCTACTACAAGACCGGCGTCGCGTTCCTGTCGTGGCTCAACGGCCACCAGCGCGCATTCCAGATGGTGGGCGGCCTCCACTCCGCGCGGAGCCTCCCGCACCTGTCGCGCATCGTCGAGCTCGCGAACTCGGCCCACGCCCTGGAGCAGCCCGAACTGGCGGCGATCCGCTGGCACGGGATGCTGCGCCACAACGGCATCGACGTGCCCGGGGTGATCGCATGA
- a CDS encoding Gfo/Idh/MocA family protein has translation MTDTTLAPAAAEARPAVREIGIIMNGVSGRMGYRQHLVRSILAIRDQGGIELSDGTKVTVKPLLVGRTEAKLAELAAKHGIEDYTTDLDAALADPRWEIYADFLVTKARATALRKAIAAGKTIYTEKPTAESVEEALELARLAQAAGVKTGVVHDKLYLPGLQKLKRLIDSGFFGRILSVRGEFGYWVFEGDWQPAQRPSWNYRVEDGGGIIVDMFPHWNYILENLFGGVKTVYAQASTHIPTRWDENDEPYTATAEDAAYGIFELENDVVAQINSSWTVRVNRDELVEFHVDGTHGSAVVGLFGAKIQHRNATPKPVWNPDLADSHDYDDDWAEVPTNDVFQNGFRQQWEEFLESYVLGTEYEYDLLAGARGVLLAEAGLESSREGRKVELPTLNLA, from the coding sequence GTGACCGACACGACCCTCGCCCCGGCCGCCGCCGAGGCTCGCCCCGCCGTCCGCGAGATCGGCATCATCATGAACGGCGTCTCGGGCCGTATGGGCTACCGCCAGCACCTCGTGCGCTCGATCCTCGCGATCCGCGACCAGGGCGGCATCGAGCTGTCCGACGGCACCAAGGTCACCGTCAAGCCCCTCCTCGTCGGCCGCACCGAGGCCAAGCTCGCCGAGCTCGCGGCCAAGCACGGCATCGAGGACTACACCACCGACCTCGACGCAGCCCTCGCCGACCCGCGCTGGGAGATCTACGCCGACTTCCTCGTCACCAAGGCCCGCGCCACCGCGCTGCGCAAGGCGATCGCCGCCGGCAAGACCATCTACACCGAGAAGCCCACGGCCGAGTCGGTCGAAGAGGCTCTCGAGCTCGCCCGGCTCGCCCAGGCGGCCGGCGTGAAGACCGGTGTCGTGCACGACAAGCTCTACCTCCCGGGCCTGCAGAAGCTCAAGCGCCTCATCGACTCGGGCTTCTTCGGCCGCATCCTGTCGGTGCGCGGCGAGTTCGGCTACTGGGTGTTCGAGGGCGACTGGCAGCCCGCGCAGCGCCCCAGCTGGAACTACCGCGTCGAAGACGGCGGCGGCATCATCGTCGACATGTTCCCCCACTGGAACTACATCCTCGAGAACCTGTTCGGCGGCGTGAAGACCGTCTACGCACAGGCGTCGACCCACATCCCCACCCGCTGGGACGAGAACGACGAGCCCTACACCGCGACGGCGGAGGATGCCGCGTACGGCATCTTCGAGCTCGAGAACGACGTGGTCGCCCAGATCAACTCCTCGTGGACGGTGCGCGTGAACCGCGACGAGCTCGTCGAGTTCCACGTCGACGGCACGCACGGCTCGGCCGTGGTCGGCCTGTTCGGCGCGAAGATCCAGCACCGCAACGCCACCCCGAAGCCGGTCTGGAACCCCGACCTGGCCGACAGCCACGACTACGACGACGACTGGGCCGAGGTTCCCACCAACGACGTGTTCCAGAACGGCTTCCGCCAGCAGTGGGAGGAGTTCCTCGAGTCGTACGTGCTCGGCACCGAGTACGAGTACGACCTGCTCGCGGGCGCCCGCGGCGTGCTGCTCGCCGAGGCGGGGCTCGAGTCGAGCCGTGAGGGCCGCAAGGTCGAGCTGCCGACGCTGAACCTGGCGTGA
- a CDS encoding glycoside hydrolase family 27 protein, with protein sequence MTLRKTATPPMGWNSWDCYGTTVTEDEVLANARFMAEHLLPHGWDTVVIDADWADPTPRTHGYTDDAQLALDEYGRLIPDAVRFPSSADGAGFAPLAAALHEMGLKLGIHIMRGIPKRAVELDLPVLGTGATASEIADMTNLCEWNPHYAGLDHAHPGADAYYRSLIALYDAWGIDFIKADDLLWPYQAADIESLSAAIEASPREISLSLSPGRDLSAAHLDHLREHATMWRVCDDVWDRWVDVEDNFARLARWAPSASAAGWPDADMLPLGRIGLRAERGEPRDDLLTPHERRSMVTLWVMARSPLMVGGDLPTTDAATVALLQNDAVLEVLRSSSGNRELLRERDLVVWAADGAGAERWVAVFNLSDEARTEPFDTRVLGFGAAPAPVVDVWSGASVAVEPISVQSDAARGVAPGSSVVRLELPPHGCALLRA encoded by the coding sequence ATGACACTCCGCAAGACCGCCACCCCGCCGATGGGATGGAACTCCTGGGACTGCTACGGCACGACGGTGACCGAAGACGAGGTGCTCGCCAACGCGCGGTTCATGGCCGAGCATCTGCTGCCGCACGGGTGGGACACCGTCGTGATCGACGCGGACTGGGCAGACCCCACCCCCCGCACGCACGGCTATACCGACGACGCGCAGCTGGCGCTCGACGAGTACGGCCGCCTCATCCCCGACGCTGTGCGATTCCCCTCCTCAGCAGACGGGGCCGGCTTCGCCCCGCTCGCGGCAGCGCTGCACGAGATGGGCCTGAAGCTCGGCATCCACATCATGCGCGGCATCCCGAAGCGTGCCGTCGAGCTCGACCTGCCGGTCCTGGGCACAGGCGCCACGGCGTCGGAGATCGCCGACATGACGAACCTCTGCGAATGGAATCCGCACTACGCCGGGCTCGACCACGCGCACCCGGGAGCGGACGCCTACTACCGCTCGCTCATCGCCCTCTACGACGCGTGGGGCATCGACTTCATCAAGGCGGATGACCTGCTGTGGCCCTATCAGGCGGCCGACATCGAGTCGCTCTCGGCCGCCATCGAAGCCTCGCCGCGCGAGATCTCGCTCTCGCTCTCGCCGGGTCGCGATCTGTCGGCCGCCCACCTCGACCACCTCCGCGAGCACGCGACGATGTGGCGGGTCTGCGACGACGTGTGGGACCGCTGGGTCGACGTCGAAGACAACTTCGCCCGCCTCGCCCGGTGGGCGCCGTCGGCGTCGGCCGCAGGCTGGCCGGACGCCGACATGCTCCCGCTCGGCCGCATCGGCCTGCGCGCCGAGCGCGGCGAGCCGCGCGACGACCTGCTCACCCCCCACGAGCGCCGCTCGATGGTCACGCTGTGGGTCATGGCGCGGTCGCCGCTGATGGTGGGCGGCGATCTTCCGACGACGGATGCCGCGACCGTCGCCCTCCTGCAGAACGACGCGGTGCTCGAGGTGCTGCGGTCGTCGAGCGGCAACCGTGAGCTGCTGCGCGAGCGCGACCTCGTGGTGTGGGCCGCCGACGGCGCCGGCGCCGAGCGCTGGGTCGCCGTGTTCAACCTCTCCGACGAGGCGCGCACCGAGCCGTTCGACACGCGCGTGCTCGGGTTCGGCGCGGCTCCCGCGCCGGTGGTCGACGTCTGGTCGGGAGCATCCGTCGCCGTCGAACCGATCTCGGTGCAGTCGGATGCCGCGCGCGGCGTCGCGCCCGGCTCCTCCGTCGTGCGCCTCGAGCTTCCGCCGCACGGCTGCGCCCTGCTCCGCGCCTGA
- a CDS encoding glycoside hydrolase family 2 TIM barrel-domain containing protein — MDIATTLPGTGSLPPRARLRSDAPAQSLDGRWAFRVSPSLRGAPADWRTADTAGWGSIVVPGHWNLQGYGTPAYSNVQMPFPVDPPFPPDASPIGDYRLEFTASGSVLAHGRRILRFDGIESAAEIWLNDTLLGTTRGSRLTHEFDVSGALVAGANRLAVRVAQFSDATYLENQDMWWLPGIFRSVTLLGRPAGGVDDVFLVADYDPTTAEGVLDAAVTTDGGATARIVIDELAVDAAPGAGIRVGVVEPWTAETPRLYEARVITATETATVRIGFRRVETRDAVLLVNGAPIMLRGVNRHEHHPEHGRVFDPRVVRDELLLMKRHNINAVRTSHYPPHPEVLDLFDELGFWIIDECDLESHGFEHTGWRGNPSADPRWQGAYLDRMRRTVHRDKNHASVIMWSLGNESHHGENLEAMASWTKTFDPSRLVHYEGDWSSRYVDVYSRMYAPFDEVREIGEEALHPAAFDRTPDEMHRLTLPFLQCEFAHAMGTGPGGLDEYWDLFERYPRIAGGFVWEWLEHGILAPDDGTGRRRFLYGGDFGEDVHDGNFVIDGLVSADRVPRPGLLHYAAVIAPVVLRVADDRTSVVIENRHDFLDLSHLVLSWQRVVDGVVTDAGELEVPACTPRSSVTVSLPTAAGEARATVATVADVVTVTAATAAATAWAPAGHIIANGQSVRASVAVAAPEAVEPAAVDGVGSVSLDPVTGRVARLGGLELSGPVVGVWRAPTDNDRDLGNDEPDLPPVAVRWHEAGIDRMVTRLIGIEATDAAVRVRTRTGTPIRDTAIDADLVWTALADGSVRLDADLVPNARWSTDWARLGLDFELPGAPQGMDVVGFGPMPSYPDLRAGARFGWWSLAADELTVPNVRPQESGSRIDVLEATVRVSGGALRIRSLDRPFAITVSPHSRGELAAAAHDWELPAPERTYLSVDLFQSGVGTATCGPGVLPRHRLPARPGRISLVLEHLQP; from the coding sequence ATGGACATCGCCACCACTCTTCCCGGCACCGGCTCCCTCCCGCCCCGCGCGCGTCTGCGCTCGGATGCGCCCGCACAGTCGCTCGACGGACGGTGGGCGTTCCGCGTCTCGCCGTCGCTGCGCGGCGCACCCGCTGACTGGCGCACCGCCGACACGGCCGGCTGGGGCTCGATCGTCGTCCCGGGCCACTGGAATCTGCAGGGCTACGGCACTCCGGCGTACTCGAATGTGCAGATGCCGTTCCCGGTAGACCCGCCGTTCCCGCCGGACGCGAGTCCCATCGGCGACTACCGGCTCGAGTTCACCGCATCGGGATCCGTACTCGCCCACGGACGCCGCATCCTCCGCTTCGACGGCATCGAGTCGGCGGCCGAGATCTGGCTGAACGACACCCTGCTCGGCACCACACGCGGCAGCCGCCTCACCCACGAGTTCGATGTGTCGGGCGCGCTCGTCGCCGGGGCCAACCGCCTCGCGGTGCGCGTGGCGCAGTTCAGCGATGCCACCTATCTCGAGAACCAGGACATGTGGTGGCTGCCCGGCATCTTCCGCAGCGTCACCCTCCTCGGCCGCCCTGCCGGCGGGGTCGACGACGTGTTCCTCGTGGCCGACTACGACCCCACCACCGCGGAGGGAGTGCTCGATGCCGCCGTCACGACCGACGGCGGCGCGACGGCGCGCATCGTGATCGACGAGCTCGCCGTCGACGCGGCGCCGGGTGCCGGCATCCGCGTGGGCGTCGTCGAGCCGTGGACCGCCGAGACGCCGCGTCTGTACGAGGCGCGCGTGATCACCGCGACCGAGACCGCCACGGTGCGCATCGGCTTCCGCCGCGTCGAGACCCGCGACGCCGTGCTGCTGGTCAACGGCGCTCCGATCATGCTGCGGGGCGTCAACCGTCACGAGCATCACCCCGAGCACGGTCGCGTCTTCGATCCTCGCGTCGTGCGAGACGAGCTCCTTCTCATGAAGCGGCACAACATCAACGCGGTGCGCACCTCGCACTATCCGCCGCATCCCGAGGTGCTCGATCTGTTCGACGAACTCGGCTTCTGGATCATCGACGAGTGCGACCTCGAGAGCCATGGATTCGAGCACACCGGCTGGCGCGGCAACCCGAGCGCCGACCCGCGCTGGCAGGGCGCCTACCTCGACCGCATGCGCCGCACCGTGCACCGTGACAAGAACCACGCGAGCGTGATCATGTGGTCGCTCGGCAACGAGTCGCACCACGGCGAGAACCTCGAGGCGATGGCGTCGTGGACGAAGACCTTCGACCCCTCGCGACTCGTGCACTACGAGGGCGACTGGTCCAGTCGCTACGTCGACGTGTACTCGCGCATGTACGCGCCGTTCGACGAGGTGCGCGAGATCGGCGAGGAGGCGCTGCACCCCGCGGCGTTCGACCGCACGCCCGATGAGATGCACCGGCTCACGCTGCCGTTCCTGCAGTGCGAGTTCGCCCACGCGATGGGCACCGGTCCCGGCGGGCTCGACGAGTACTGGGACCTGTTCGAGCGGTACCCGCGCATCGCGGGCGGGTTCGTCTGGGAATGGCTGGAGCACGGCATCCTCGCCCCCGACGACGGCACCGGCCGGCGCCGGTTCCTGTACGGCGGAGACTTCGGCGAGGACGTGCACGACGGCAACTTCGTCATCGACGGCCTGGTGTCGGCCGACCGGGTGCCGCGCCCGGGGCTGCTGCACTACGCGGCCGTGATCGCGCCGGTGGTGCTGCGCGTCGCCGACGACCGCACGTCGGTGGTGATCGAGAACCGCCACGACTTCCTCGACCTGTCGCACCTCGTGCTGTCGTGGCAGCGCGTGGTCGACGGCGTGGTGACGGATGCCGGCGAGCTCGAGGTTCCGGCGTGCACGCCCCGATCGTCGGTCACGGTCTCGCTGCCGACGGCGGCGGGCGAGGCGCGCGCGACCGTGGCGACCGTGGCCGACGTCGTCACCGTGACGGCGGCGACCGCAGCCGCGACGGCCTGGGCGCCGGCCGGACACATCATCGCGAACGGGCAATCGGTGCGCGCATCCGTCGCCGTCGCCGCTCCCGAGGCTGTCGAGCCCGCGGCGGTCGACGGCGTCGGGTCTGTGTCCCTCGACCCGGTCACTGGACGCGTGGCGCGCCTCGGCGGCCTCGAGCTCAGCGGACCGGTGGTCGGGGTGTGGCGCGCGCCGACCGACAACGACCGCGACCTCGGCAACGACGAGCCCGACCTCCCTCCGGTGGCGGTGCGCTGGCACGAGGCCGGCATCGACCGCATGGTCACCCGCCTGATCGGGATCGAGGCGACGGATGCCGCGGTGCGGGTGCGCACCCGCACCGGGACGCCGATCCGCGACACCGCCATCGACGCCGACCTCGTGTGGACGGCGCTGGCCGACGGCTCGGTGCGACTCGACGCCGACCTCGTGCCGAATGCCCGGTGGTCCACCGACTGGGCGCGCCTCGGACTCGACTTCGAGCTGCCCGGTGCGCCGCAGGGCATGGACGTCGTCGGGTTCGGCCCGATGCCGAGCTACCCCGACCTGCGCGCGGGGGCCCGGTTCGGCTGGTGGTCGCTCGCCGCCGACGAGCTCACCGTGCCGAACGTGCGACCGCAGGAGAGCGGCTCGCGCATCGACGTCCTCGAAGCCACGGTGCGGGTGAGCGGCGGAGCGCTGCGGATTCGCTCGCTCGATCGCCCGTTCGCCATCACGGTGTCGCCGCACAGCCGCGGCGAGCTCGCCGCGGCGGCTCACGATTGGGAGCTCCCGGCGCCGGAGCGCACCTATCTCTCGGTCGACCTGTTCCAGTCGGGCGTCGGCACGGCGACCTGCGGCCCGGGCGTGCTCCCCCGCCACCGGCTCCCCGCCCGCCCCGGCCGCATCTCTCTGGTCCTGGAACATCTCCAGCCCTGA
- a CDS encoding ABC transporter substrate-binding protein has protein sequence MKRSANSRVRIALGLAAATATALSLAACSAGGGDAASDEPIQFFLSGDANQGGGYAHMAEKYEEETGVKVEIVDIANDDLPTKLRNAAQANDLPAIARVGAVDPVWRNMASDLSDITDGSEIDTDLSDKDDDGNVISLPSDITAVGMFINKSLFDEAGVAYPTSEDDIWTWDEYVAAVKEVQEATDTTYGMVMDKSSHRLKAFLYEFGSDYFQADDSGEFSTNDQTKVALEYFDSLNDDSFMPRSVWLSDADPNALFKSGDVVSYLSGSWQIADFSANIADFEWASVYLPTDEERATNFGNAASVVVFDGPQQEAAHDFIAWLYEPENYTELSETSGFLPAVGGLDIEYASHADAFGIYNQEIAASPAIVGEIKAMELQYGAQGVTTEGDPVRDETVKYLNGEQDVDTTIANINAQFTDQLGALE, from the coding sequence ATGAAGCGTTCAGCAAACTCCCGCGTGCGCATCGCGCTCGGCCTCGCCGCGGCGACGGCCACCGCCCTCTCGCTCGCCGCGTGCTCCGCCGGCGGTGGCGACGCCGCCTCCGACGAGCCCATCCAGTTCTTCCTCTCCGGCGACGCCAACCAGGGTGGCGGATACGCCCACATGGCGGAGAAGTACGAAGAGGAGACCGGCGTCAAGGTCGAGATCGTCGACATCGCCAACGATGATCTTCCGACGAAGCTCCGCAACGCGGCGCAGGCCAACGACCTGCCCGCGATCGCCCGCGTCGGAGCCGTCGACCCGGTGTGGCGCAACATGGCGAGCGACCTCTCCGACATCACGGACGGCAGCGAGATCGACACCGACCTGTCGGACAAGGACGACGACGGCAACGTCATCTCCCTCCCGTCCGACATCACCGCGGTCGGCATGTTCATCAACAAGTCCCTCTTCGACGAGGCCGGCGTCGCGTATCCGACCAGCGAGGACGACATCTGGACGTGGGACGAGTACGTCGCAGCCGTCAAGGAGGTGCAGGAGGCCACCGACACCACCTATGGCATGGTGATGGACAAGTCGTCGCACCGTCTGAAGGCCTTCCTCTACGAGTTCGGCTCCGACTACTTCCAGGCCGACGACTCGGGCGAGTTCAGCACGAACGATCAGACCAAGGTCGCGCTGGAGTACTTCGACTCGCTCAACGACGACTCGTTCATGCCGCGCTCCGTGTGGCTCTCGGACGCCGACCCGAACGCGCTCTTCAAGAGCGGCGACGTCGTGTCGTATCTCTCGGGCTCGTGGCAGATCGCCGACTTCTCGGCGAACATCGCCGACTTCGAGTGGGCGTCGGTCTACCTGCCCACCGACGAGGAGCGCGCCACCAACTTCGGCAACGCCGCATCGGTCGTGGTCTTCGACGGGCCGCAGCAGGAGGCAGCGCACGACTTCATCGCGTGGCTGTACGAGCCGGAGAACTACACCGAGCTGTCGGAGACCTCCGGCTTCCTCCCCGCGGTCGGCGGCCTCGACATCGAGTACGCGTCGCACGCAGACGCATTCGGCATCTACAACCAGGAGATCGCCGCTTCGCCGGCGATCGTCGGCGAGATCAAGGCCATGGAGCTGCAGTACGGCGCCCAGGGTGTGACGACCGAGGGCGACCCGGTGCGCGACGAGACCGTGAAGTACCTCAACGGCGAGCAGGACGTCGACACCACCATCGCCAACATCAACGCGCAGTTCACCGACCAGCTGGGCGCTCTGGAGTGA
- a CDS encoding carbohydrate ABC transporter permease, with protein MSTTKTVDGRSAETSALITVGRRTRRVRRPRRRSSTRFVLAPLTFIAVAVVLFCLFFLWPGALGLWYSFTDYSGVGTPEFIGGENYADLIQDPVFYSVLGRTFLYTLLSVPLHYIAALGIAMLLTSTLAKGKSTARIIFFLPWLISPIVAGVIWKWLFGENFGLVNYLIELIGGQGLRWETDPTLALVLILIVSTWGGTAFNMLLFIAAIRNVPQSYLEAAQIDGASPWQRFRHITLPLLRPTSFMVILLTTIGSMKEFAMVQALNGGGPGTTNMFIVQYIYRTGFERADVGYASAASMVLMVILIIIALIQMRFDKRNDLA; from the coding sequence ATGTCCACCACCAAGACCGTCGATGGGCGCAGTGCCGAGACTTCTGCGCTCATCACCGTGGGGCGGCGGACGCGACGCGTCCGCCGCCCCCGGCGGCGCAGCTCGACGAGGTTCGTGCTGGCCCCGCTGACCTTCATCGCCGTCGCGGTGGTGCTCTTCTGCCTGTTCTTCCTCTGGCCGGGGGCGCTCGGCCTCTGGTACTCGTTCACCGACTACTCCGGCGTCGGCACACCCGAGTTCATCGGCGGCGAGAACTACGCCGACCTCATCCAGGACCCGGTGTTCTACTCGGTGCTCGGCCGCACTTTCCTCTACACGCTGCTCTCGGTGCCGCTGCACTACATCGCGGCACTCGGCATCGCGATGCTCCTCACCAGCACGCTCGCCAAGGGCAAGTCGACCGCGCGCATCATCTTCTTCCTCCCCTGGCTGATCTCGCCGATCGTCGCCGGTGTCATCTGGAAGTGGCTCTTCGGCGAGAACTTCGGACTCGTCAACTACCTCATCGAGCTGATCGGCGGTCAGGGTCTTCGCTGGGAGACCGATCCGACGCTCGCCCTCGTGCTGATCCTCATCGTCAGCACGTGGGGCGGCACCGCGTTCAACATGCTGCTGTTCATCGCGGCGATCCGGAACGTGCCGCAGTCCTACCTCGAAGCCGCACAGATCGACGGAGCGAGTCCCTGGCAGCGCTTCCGGCACATCACGCTGCCGCTGCTGCGGCCCACATCGTTCATGGTGATCCTCCTCACGACCATCGGCTCGATGAAGGAGTTCGCGATGGTGCAGGCGCTCAACGGCGGTGGTCCGGGCACGACGAACATGTTCATCGTGCAGTACATCTACCGCACGGGGTTCGAACGTGCCGATGTCGGCTACGCCAGCGCCGCCTCCATGGTGCTCATGGTGATCCTCATCATCATCGCCCTGATCCAGATGCGCTTCGACAAGAGGAACGACCTCGCATGA